A stretch of the Vigna radiata var. radiata cultivar VC1973A chromosome 9, Vradiata_ver6, whole genome shotgun sequence genome encodes the following:
- the LOC106773155 gene encoding uncharacterized protein At5g41620 yields the protein MERREKGVEGEDKRGGLMVEKLREGVLVGKKGGPSTPPPTWRLELPSQYNGSDNVQEFLNFPTCSSLSARKLCANLWELLPHQQQHTPPVKMNRLATNLSRRRRRNRRRFRHPKDTGSEVNNNQLAEPPDTPSGSDQPASSSSSRSVAASFVRHRTSVRNGRALEPVSPACYSSSEEVASYTCAVTPKSSVDFKGRNEGSSYNLKTSTELLKVLNRIWSLEEQQASNMSVVKTLKTELDRSQARIKELKRDKQMNRQEMQNLIQQLTVDKLIRKNKEHGRIKAAVQSIKEELEDERRLRQHSESLHRKLARELSEVKSSFSGCLRNLERERKARILLENLCDEFAKGIRDYEQEVHSLRRSSEKGQGQVQVKGNNNSLDRLILHISEAWLDERMQMKLAQSDSHLLERNSIVDKLGFDIETFLHAKRSVDLKKYGYTSPKELTEIHPCEHSLDSFPLKEGGSAPQNVGLEDSIDDVFEPKRANGEGLHKLSSSLQANMDRSMSYDAERFFVHRKSREMGEYSTALLNEDAKHDPPESDGPWILRMNSSHRPDILVGNSSLSSEGDKIYPESICKEDYSVHSAVTTNGSPGKLWKSKFSVSDFDKSESSSKLPVGVKENTLMAKLLEARLEAQKYRSRASKSTS from the exons ATGGAGAGGAGAGAGAAAGGTGTGGAGGGAGAGGACAAAAGAGGAGGATTAATGGTGGAAAAGTTGAGGGAAGGAGTGTTGGTGGGGAAAAAGGGAGGGCCTAGTACTCCTCCACCCACATGGAGACTTGAGCTTCCATCGCAGTACAATGGCAGTGACAACGTTCAAGAGTTTCTAAATTTTCCCACTTGTTCTTCTCTTTCGGCCAGAAAGCTCTGTGCCAACCTCTGGGAACTTCTGCCCCACCAACAGCAACACACCCCACCTGTCAAAATGAACAGGCTTGCCACCAACCTcagccgccgccgccgccgtaACCGCCGCCGTTTCCGCCACCCTAAGGACACGGGTTCCGAAGTGAACAACAACCAATTGGCTGAGCCTCCAGACACCCCTTCTGGTTCTGATCAG CCAGCATCATCTAGTAGCTCAAGATCTGTTGCAGCATCTTTTGTTCGACACCGTACATCAGTAAGAAATGGCCGTGCTTTAGAGCCTGTATCCCCTGCTTGTTACAGTAGCTCAGAGGAA GTAGCATCATATACATGTGCAGTAACCCCCAAAAGCTCGGTAGACTTCAAAGGTAGGAATGAAGGGTCAAGCTACAACCTTAAGACATCCACAGAATTACTTAAGGTACTCAACCGTATTTGGAGCCTTGAAGAACAGCAGGCATCAAACATGTCAGTGGTGAAAACTTTGAAAACTGAACTAGATCGCTCTCAAGCACGGATAAAGGAGTTAAAACGAGATAAGCAGATGAATCGGCAGGAAATGCAGAACTTAATACAGCAACTGACAGTGGACAAACTTATTAGGAAGAATAAAGAACATGGTAGAATTAAAGCTGCAGTTCAATCAATCAAGGAAGAGCTAGAAGATGAGAGGAGGTTAAGGCAGCATTCTGAAAGCCTGCATCGGAAACTGGCTAGGGAACTTTCTGAAGTGAAGTCTTCCTTCTCTGGTTGTTTGAGAAATcttgaaagagagagaaaagccAGGATTCTTTTGGAGAATCTGTGTGATGAGTTTGCCAAAGGAATACGAGATTATGAACAAGAGGTACATTCTCTTAGGAGGAGTTCTGAGAAGGGTCAGGGTCAGGTTCAGGTTAAAGGGAATAATAATAGCCTTGATAGGCTTATACTTCATATTTCAGAAGCTTGGCTTGATGAGCGCATGCAGATGAAGCTGGCTCAATCTGACAGTCATCTCTTAGAGAGAAATTCAATTGTTGACAAGTTAGGTTTTGATATTGAAACATTCCTTCATGCTAAAAGATCAGTTGACTTGAAAAAATATGGTTATACCTCACCAAAGGAACTCACTGAAATCCACCCTTGTGAGCATTCATTGGATTCGTTCCCACTAAAAGAGGGTGGAAGTGCACCTCAAAATGTGGGTCTGGAAGATTCCATTGATGACGTTTTTGAGCCAAAAAGGGCTAATGGGGAAGGACTTCATAAACTCAGCTCAAGCCTACAGGCAAACATGGACAGGAGCATGTCATATGATGCTGAGAGGTTTTTTGTGCATAGGAAATCAAGAGAAATGGGAGAATACAGCACTGCTCTACTAAATGAAGATGCCAAACATGATCCACCAGAGAGTGATGGACCCTGGATTCTGAGAATGAACTCAAGTCACAGGCCAGATATTCTGGTTGGGAACAGTTCCTTGTCATCAGAGGGTGATAAGATTTATCCTGAGAGTATTTGCAAGGAAGACTACTCTGTCCACTCTGCAGTTACTACTAATGGCAGTCCTGGAAAACTGTGGAAATCTAagttttctgtttcagattttgaCAAGTCTGAATCTTCTTCCAAATTGCCTGTGGGAGTAAAGGAAAACACATTGATGGCAAAACTCCTCGAAGCAAGATTAGAGGCACAGAAATATCGCAGTAGAGCCAGCAAAAGCACTTCTTGA